A genomic window from Xenorhabdus cabanillasii includes:
- a CDS encoding DUF6889 family protein has protein sequence MCQAESLENGRVDLAYIALMNEYLDVEAENEALIARWRDEQH, from the coding sequence ATGTGTCAGGCGGAGTCCTTAGAAAATGGTCGTGTTGATCTGGCCTACATTGCCCTGATGAATGAGTATCTGGATGTGGAAGCCGAAAACGAGGCCCTGATAGCACGGTGGAGAGATGAGCAACACTAA